The DNA segment CCCGCCATCTCGGCGACCGCGCATACGAGATGCGCGGGTTTCACGGCGGGGCGCATCCGTATGCGCGGGTGTCTGAATCCGAATGCCCCGACCCGTGGTATCGAGCATTCATCGAGCATCATGGAGCACACAGCGTCCATTTCCACATCGGCAACAGCCACCTCACGCCTGAATACCCCTTCAACGTCCACGTGTCGGCGGAGCTGCAGGGCGCGACCGTGCAGGTCGGCGAGAACGTGATCTATCGTGACGGCCGGCTGACGGCGTTCGACGACCCACAGGTCCGAGCCATCGCCGCGCGCTATCCGGACCGCCCTGGGGTCGATCCGGGCTGGTAGCGACGCCAGCGGCAGCGCCGAAGGTCGGAAAATTTGACCTGCTCAGCAGTTGGTGCTAGGTAATGGATGGAAGTCCAGTGTTTCGCGAGCTGCGGCAGGCCCCGAGAACCCACCGGAGGCAACGATGAGCATCCTCCGCTTCGCCACGACATCGTTCGCGCTGGCCGGCATCCTCCTCCTGGGCGCCTGCGCACGATCAGCGACCCCGGCTCCGTCCGGTTCGGCGGGCCGGCCGAATGAGGCCAAGAAGCAAATCGTCGCTGGGATCTTCTCCAGCCCCGCCGGCATGCACCAGGAGCTGACGAACCCTCAGGGGACGTCCGGGAGCGTCCCGGGCCTCGGCGAGCTGTACGCGATGATGGATGGGGCCCTGTCCTACGTCGACGAGGGTTTCGAGCGCCACCCGTGGCTCGCGGACTCGGTGCCGACGGTCGACAACGGCCTGTGGAAGGTGTTTCCCGACGGGAGTATGGAGACGACCTGGCGCATCAAGCCCGATGTGGCGTGGCACGATGGCGCGCCGGTCACGTCCGATGATCTGCAATTCACCATCGACGTCTATCGCGATCGTGACGTGGGCGTCGTTCCCATCCGCGGCTTGAGCCTGGTCGACGCCATCGAGCTGCCAGACGCGCGCACCGCGGTCCTCCATTGGCGGCAGCCGTTTATTAGCGCCGACACGTTCTTCAGCGCCGGGCCCACCATGTGGATCCTTCCGCGCCATCTGCTGGAGCGGCCGTTCCAGGATGCGAAGGACAATTTTCTGGGCCTCCCCTACTGGCAGGGCGAGTTCGTCGGCGCCGGCCCCTTCAAAATGCAGAACTGGGCGCCCGGCAGCTCCGTCACCCTGGTTGCCAACGACGAATACGTCCTCGGGCGCCCCAAGCTCGCGCAGATCGAGGTGCGCTTCTTCACGGACCGCGGTGCCCTCATCGCGAGCCTCCTGGCGGGCGCGATCCAGATTCCGATCGGCCGGGGCCTTTACCCGCAAGACGTGCTCCAGATTCGAGACAGCGCGCAGAACGTCAAAGTGCAGCTCAGCGGACCTCTTGGCCTGCCGCTCCCCGTCTATCCGCAGTCCATAAACCCGGACCCGCCCATCGTGGGGAACGTCCAGTTCCGCCGCGCGCTCCTGATGGCCATCGATCGCCAGGAGATGACGGATACGCTCAACTATGGGCTTGGGCCCGTCGCGAACTCGTGGGTGCCGCCGGACGAGCCCGAGGGGCGGGCGGTAGACGGCCGGCTCGTGCGATACGAGCACGACACGCGCGCCGCCACCCAGATGATCGAGGCTTTGGGATACGCGAAGGACGCGGACGGATTCTTCCAGAGCACCGACGGGGCGCGCCTGACGGTCCAGCTCGCCACCCACATGCAGAATTCCGTCCACGAGCCGGCGACCCTTTCCGTCGCTCGCTATTGGAAAGAGTTTGGCGTCGACGTGCAGCTCGACGTGCGCTCCGCGGAGCAGGCGTTCGATCTCAGGTGGCGCGCGCTCTATCCGGCGTTTTTCCTGGTGAGCCGCGGCCTGCCCGTCGACCGGCCGGACGGCTACTTCACGCGAAAAGCGATCCCGACTCAGGAAAGCAACTTCAGCGGCGGAAACGTCGCCCGCTACGGCACCCCGGAGCTGGATAGCCTCATCCAGCGGTACATCACCACAATCCCATTCAACGATCGAATGGCGGCCCTCGGCGACATCGTCCACCTCCAGACGGACCAGGTGACCATGATGCCCCTGTTCTTCCAGGGAGCCGCCTTTGTGTTGGGAGCGAATCAGCTCCAAAACGTGACCGGGGGTCTAGTCTGGAACGCGCACGAGTGGGATCTGGACATGGGCAGCTGACGTCCGCGTTCGGCGCCCCGCTTCCGCACGTTGACACCCGCGGAGGCCGGGTCTATCCTCGGCAATGTCCGGAGAGCTGGCGCTGCCGGGCCTGAGATGCACGCGGGAGGAAGCGGAATGGCCCAGACCGAGTTTCGCGACTCAATTCGGGAAGCGGAAGCGTTTCGGTCGCCGTATGAGCTGTGGAAGGAAAGTCAGGGCATCCCGACCCTGACCGGCTACTACGTCCAGAACTGCTACACGCAGGAGCTGGTTCCCTGGAAGGAGCGCGGCGGCTCGGGGATTTTCATCAACCTCGAGGGGACTGGTGGGTTCAACGACACCTATCTCTATGAGCTGGCACCCACTGAGTCCTCCAAGCCCATCCGTCACATCTACGACGAGCTGGTATTCATTTTGAAAGGCCAGGGAACGACCACCGTCTGGGTTGATGGGAAGCCGAAGCAGACCTTTGAGTGGCGAGAACGCAGCTATTTCGCCATCCCTCCGAACGCCTGGTACCAACACCACAATCTCTCGGGAAGCGATCCCGCCCGGTATGTGGCGATGACCGCCGCGCCGCGCGTCATCGACACGTTCAAAGACCTGGACTTCGTGTTCAACAACCCCTGGGTCTTCGAGAAGCGATTCAATGGCGAGGACGGGTACTTCAAAGAGACTGAGCGCGCCGGCCGGGGTCCGTGGCTGACGAATTTCGTCGCGGACGTAATCTCGAGCACGCCGAAGCCCGGGGCCGTTACGACAGAGGGTCGCGGCGGCGGGACCGTCGCAACGGTGTTTAACATGGTGAACAGCACGGTTCGATCGCACAGCCAGGCGTGGCCGACGGGGACGCATTCGACGTTTCATCGCCATGGACCGGGCATCCACGTGCTGTTGCTCCGCGGGCAGGGATACTCCATGATGGGAAAGGACTACCGCGAGCTCGAGCGGATCGACTGGGCGCCCGGGAGCATGTTTGTGCCGCCGGAGATGTGGTTCCACGCGCACTTCAACACGGGAGTCGAGCCAGCGCTGTTCCTCGCGATTGGATGGGGAAGTGACAAGCCCAAGGCTGGCGGACGATCGTACGTGTACAAGCCCGTGAGCGAAGGCGGGGACCAGATGACGTATGCGGACGAGGACCCCGCGATCCATCGCGAGTTCGAGGATGAGCTGCGGAAGAACGGCGTCCGGTGCCAGATGGGTGCGATTCACCCCTACTGCACGCAGAAGTAGGGCCAGTCGGTTTCGTCCTTCTCAAGAGCGGAGGCCCGAAGCGTCACGCTTCGGGCCTCCGCTCGATGCTAGCTCCGAAGGTATTTTTCGAAGAAGGCGAAGACCTTTTGCCAGCCGTCCATCGCCTGCTCCTGCCGATAGGCGGGCCGATCGTAGTAGAAGAACCCGTGTCCGGCGCCGTCATAGCGGTGGAATTCGTAGTTCTTGCCGTGCTTCTTCAGCTCTTCCTCGTGCTGGTTGACCTGCGCCGGTGACGGGCCCTGGTCATCATTCCCGAAGAGGCCGAGCAGTGGGCAGGACAGGTCTTTGGTGTAGTCGATAGGTGCGACGGGGCGCTGCGGGGTGAGCTGGTCCGGGGCCTGGACGACGCCGCCGCCCCACAGGTCGGCTACGGCGTCGAACCCGCCGGATCGGCACGCCGTGAGATATGAGTGACGACCGCCAGAGCACGTCCCAATGATCCCGATCTTGCCGTTGCTGTACGGCTGCCTGCGGAGGAGATCGCGTCCTGCCGTGAGGTCGCCCACAACGCTATCGTCCGCGACGCCGCCGGCAGCGCGCGCCAACGCCGTCACGTCATCTGGGCTTCCGTGGCCGAACCGGCAGTAGAGGTCCGGGCAGATCACGGCGTATTTGTGCTGCGCAAATCGGCGCGCCATCTCCCGGTAGAATTCGTCCCAGCCCGGCATGTGGTGCGTCAGCACGATGCCGGGAAATGGCCCGGAGCCAACCGGACGAACGTAGTAGGCGTGGATTGCATCGCCGTTGTAGCCCTGCATGGTAATGGTCTCCGCCAGCATGCCGTCGTACGCGTCAGTCTTGAGATCGTTCCACATACGGCTCGTCTCCTCCCATTGAAGTGGTTTACAAGAGGGTAGGTGGTTGCAGCACCGAAGTCTAGTCAGACTCGTCGAAATCGTCAAACGACCGATCTCGGCACCACCATTCGCCGGGCGTCTGTATCGCGCTACCATGTGGAGGGGCTGGGGGAGCGCTTTGGCGCAGCGAAACTCCGGCGCCGTCGATGGGGGCCGAGATGTGGACGCGCGGTGTCGCGATCGGTGTCATGCTCGTGATCGTTGCGCTCCTTGCCCTCACGAGGTCGGGGATCATCGGGCGCCGTGCTCCGTCCCACGGCGACGCGGCGCCGGAGTGGAGCGCGGGTCCGCGCGTGGCGCTCCTCCGCCTACCTCTGGTCTCCATGATGGACGCGGCGGGCTCAGATCACAGCGACCCCGCCGATGGTGATGTGCCGCCGCCGGTCGCGTAGTCGGCTGGGGTCGCGTTGGCGCGGCCATTTAGCGACGGAGCGTCCAGATCCCACGTGCGCTGGACGGTGACCACCCGGCCCTGCCAGATATCGCCCGGCACGCCCGTGTGGGGCCTACGGTACGATACGGGCTTGAGCATCTCGCCGAGCCACGCGTCGATCGGGACGTAGCGGTCCTCCCCGAGCCAGCTTGCGCTACCGCGGTTCGGATCAGCCACGTAGACGCCGAGTATTTGGGCCCCGAGCGGATCCCGCGTGGGGTCCGAATCGGCGCGAACGCCGCGGACGAGCACGTAGTGGTCGCCGCGCCAGATCAGCGCGATGGACGGCTCGCCGAAGGCAGGGCTCGCGAGCAGCCACGCCATCGTTCGCGTTGCCACTTCGGCGTCGTCGTAGTGAAAGTGATCGAACCCGATCTCTGGCATCCACTCGTGGGCGGCCGAGGCCACGGCGAAGGGCGAGCAGTTCCACTGGTCCACCGTGAACCCCGCGTTGTGGGCGATCTCCCAGTCCCAGATTGCCTGCTGCCTGTCATACCGAGCGCCACTCCTCGACGGGTCGTGATATCCGATCCACATCTCGATGTCGGCGGGATCGCACCACACGTCGGTGAGCTGGCGCGCGTACGGGATGACGAGATCCACATCAAAGGCGTTGCTGGAATTCGGATCTCCGCTGGGATCGAGGTACTCGCCATCGACGTAACCGATGAGCTGCCCGTCCGCGACGCGCCACCAACGGCCGGTTTGATCGACCGCGAGCACGTCGACCCTCGCGTCGTGAACGAGCTGCGCCACGATCGGCTGGTCCGCCGATGGGCCGGCCCGCACGTTGAGGCGCCCCGTGTTGACCGTTGCCTGGCGGCCGATCGCGAGCCCTTCGGCTTGGGCGGCGGCCTGCCGTATCCCGCGCCCCCCGAGACAGACGGCCGCGGCGGATGCCGCGCTCAGGCGAAGGAACGCACGCCGGTTCACGGCCCCGTCCCTCGCGTCTTCAGGGCTGCCTGGGCCTTCCAGCCGCACACGAGCCCGACTGCGCCGCCGAGGGCGAGCCCTGCGAGCACATCGCTGAGCCAATGTTCGCCGAGGTACACCCGGGAGAGTCCAAACAGAAGAGCTGCAAGGGCGAGGACGGCAAAGGTGACACTGCGCCCGAGGCCGCGACGCGGTGCAAGCACGATGGCTGCGAACGCCGCGGCGTACGCGCTTCGAATGGCGTGCCCGCTCGGATACGAGCCCTGAAAGGTGACGGCGATCAGCGGGTAGTGGATTGGACGCTGGAGCGCCAGCGGGACGCCGGGCTGGTACACGAAGAGCTTCATGCCGACCTCGATCGCCGTCAGCATCACGAATCCGAAGGGCAGGAGGGAATAGTACCCGGCCCTGGCGCGGCTGAGCATGAGCGACCCCGCGGCCGCGTAAAGCAGAGACGGCTCAAATGCCAGGAGGACGGCGGCGGCGGCGGCGAGGCGATCGAGGAGGGCGCTGTTGATCTGCTGTGCGCCTGCCGCGACCGCGATATCGAGTGAAGCCGCTGTACGGAGCTCCACGAGCACTGTGACGATGACGAAGATACCGATCAGCGCGGCCACCAAAATCCCGACTGGCGACGGCCTCGCCGTGCCCAGCCGGGTGACGGCACGAGCCCTCACCGCCGGCGCGGCTGGTCTCGGCGGCGCACGGCGTCCTTCGCCGGAGGGCGGAATGGGGTTGGAGCTGATCGTCACGGCCACATGAGGGGGAGATCGGCCCGTCGGGTCGCGCGCTTCAGGCTGCGAAGAAGATAGGAGACAGTATAGCCGAAGCGTGCGACGCGGCCGCGATCAGCGCGCGAGGCCGGGCGATCGATGGCGATGGCGCGACGCGAGGACCTGAGTCGCATCGACGTCCTCGGCTTCGCG comes from the Chloroflexota bacterium genome and includes:
- a CDS encoding ABC transporter substrate-binding protein, which codes for MSILRFATTSFALAGILLLGACARSATPAPSGSAGRPNEAKKQIVAGIFSSPAGMHQELTNPQGTSGSVPGLGELYAMMDGALSYVDEGFERHPWLADSVPTVDNGLWKVFPDGSMETTWRIKPDVAWHDGAPVTSDDLQFTIDVYRDRDVGVVPIRGLSLVDAIELPDARTAVLHWRQPFISADTFFSAGPTMWILPRHLLERPFQDAKDNFLGLPYWQGEFVGAGPFKMQNWAPGSSVTLVANDEYVLGRPKLAQIEVRFFTDRGALIASLLAGAIQIPIGRGLYPQDVLQIRDSAQNVKVQLSGPLGLPLPVYPQSINPDPPIVGNVQFRRALLMAIDRQEMTDTLNYGLGPVANSWVPPDEPEGRAVDGRLVRYEHDTRAATQMIEALGYAKDADGFFQSTDGARLTVQLATHMQNSVHEPATLSVARYWKEFGVDVQLDVRSAEQAFDLRWRALYPAFFLVSRGLPVDRPDGYFTRKAIPTQESNFSGGNVARYGTPELDSLIQRYITTIPFNDRMAALGDIVHLQTDQVTMMPLFFQGAAFVLGANQLQNVTGGLVWNAHEWDLDMGS
- a CDS encoding cupin domain-containing protein; the protein is MAQTEFRDSIREAEAFRSPYELWKESQGIPTLTGYYVQNCYTQELVPWKERGGSGIFINLEGTGGFNDTYLYELAPTESSKPIRHIYDELVFILKGQGTTTVWVDGKPKQTFEWRERSYFAIPPNAWYQHHNLSGSDPARYVAMTAAPRVIDTFKDLDFVFNNPWVFEKRFNGEDGYFKETERAGRGPWLTNFVADVISSTPKPGAVTTEGRGGGTVATVFNMVNSTVRSHSQAWPTGTHSTFHRHGPGIHVLLLRGQGYSMMGKDYRELERIDWAPGSMFVPPEMWFHAHFNTGVEPALFLAIGWGSDKPKAGGRSYVYKPVSEGGDQMTYADEDPAIHREFEDELRKNGVRCQMGAIHPYCTQK
- a CDS encoding dienelactone hydrolase family protein gives rise to the protein MWNDLKTDAYDGMLAETITMQGYNGDAIHAYYVRPVGSGPFPGIVLTHHMPGWDEFYREMARRFAQHKYAVICPDLYCRFGHGSPDDVTALARAAGGVADDSVVGDLTAGRDLLRRQPYSNGKIGIIGTCSGGRHSYLTACRSGGFDAVADLWGGGVVQAPDQLTPQRPVAPIDYTKDLSCPLLGLFGNDDQGPSPAQVNQHEEELKKHGKNYEFHRYDGAGHGFFYYDRPAYRQEQAMDGWQKVFAFFEKYLRS
- a CDS encoding SH3 domain-containing protein is translated as MNRRAFLRLSAASAAAVCLGGRGIRQAAAQAEGLAIGRQATVNTGRLNVRAGPSADQPIVAQLVHDARVDVLAVDQTGRWWRVADGQLIGYVDGEYLDPSGDPNSSNAFDVDLVIPYARQLTDVWCDPADIEMWIGYHDPSRSGARYDRQQAIWDWEIAHNAGFTVDQWNCSPFAVASAAHEWMPEIGFDHFHYDDAEVATRTMAWLLASPAFGEPSIALIWRGDHYVLVRGVRADSDPTRDPLGAQILGVYVADPNRGSASWLGEDRYVPIDAWLGEMLKPVSYRRPHTGVPGDIWQGRVVTVQRTWDLDAPSLNGRANATPADYATGGGTSPSAGSL
- a CDS encoding phosphatase PAP2 family protein codes for the protein MAALIGIFVIVTVLVELRTAASLDIAVAAGAQQINSALLDRLAAAAAVLLAFEPSLLYAAAGSLMLSRARAGYYSLLPFGFVMLTAIEVGMKLFVYQPGVPLALQRPIHYPLIAVTFQGSYPSGHAIRSAYAAAFAAIVLAPRRGLGRSVTFAVLALAALLFGLSRVYLGEHWLSDVLAGLALGGAVGLVCGWKAQAALKTRGTGP